The Thomasclavelia ramosa DSM 1402 genome includes a region encoding these proteins:
- a CDS encoding MATE family efflux transporter — MKGVIKVKKKKEADLGKDSLGPLLLKLALPAILAQIINVLYNMVDRMYIGHIPKVGPSALTGVGVTMPVIMAISAFAALVSMGGAPRASIMLGRGEHPKAEKILGNCTVMLVIMAIILTAVFLIWGEPILMVFGASEATIGYALDYMRIYALGTIFVQLALGLNAFINAQGYAKIGMITVAIGALCNIVLDPIFIFSMSMGVKGAALATIISQAISSIFVVYFLTSKRSGLRIKLDNLKLDFQVILPCLALGLSPFIMQFTESVISVCFNTSLLKYGGDIAVGSMTILTSVMQFSMLPLQGLTQGAQPIISFNYGAENIDRVKRAFKLLLKISLSYSMLLWAVAMFIPDTFIYIFTSHGELATYTRWAIRIYMAASGIFGIQIACQQTFIAIGNAKTSVFLAVLRKVLVLIPLIFILPMFIENQAFAVFLAEPIADTIAVSVTATLFYQTYKRLGKETKA, encoded by the coding sequence ATGAAGGGAGTAATTAAAGTGAAAAAGAAAAAAGAGGCTGATTTAGGTAAAGATAGCTTAGGTCCATTATTATTAAAATTAGCTTTACCCGCTATTTTAGCACAAATAATAAATGTGTTATATAATATGGTTGACCGCATGTATATTGGACATATCCCCAAAGTAGGGCCTAGTGCATTAACGGGGGTTGGAGTAACAATGCCTGTTATTATGGCTATTTCAGCATTTGCCGCTTTAGTTAGTATGGGAGGTGCTCCCCGAGCATCAATCATGTTAGGCCGTGGTGAACACCCAAAAGCTGAAAAGATTCTTGGTAACTGTACTGTGATGTTAGTAATTATGGCAATTATCTTGACAGCTGTTTTTTTAATCTGGGGTGAACCGATTTTAATGGTCTTTGGAGCTAGTGAAGCAACTATTGGTTATGCGCTTGATTATATGAGAATTTATGCCTTAGGTACAATTTTTGTTCAATTGGCTTTGGGGTTAAATGCGTTTATTAATGCTCAAGGGTATGCTAAGATTGGGATGATTACAGTTGCAATTGGAGCTTTATGCAATATTGTGCTTGATCCAATTTTTATTTTTAGTATGTCAATGGGGGTAAAGGGTGCTGCTTTAGCAACTATTATTTCTCAAGCGATATCTTCTATCTTTGTTGTTTATTTTTTAACAAGTAAGCGTAGCGGCTTAAGAATAAAATTAGATAATTTAAAATTAGATTTTCAAGTCATCTTACCATGTTTAGCATTAGGGCTATCACCGTTTATTATGCAGTTTACAGAAAGTGTCATCTCAGTATGTTTTAATACTTCATTATTAAAATATGGTGGAGATATCGCGGTAGGTTCAATGACTATTTTGACTAGCGTGATGCAGTTTTCAATGTTACCGTTACAAGGGCTTACTCAAGGAGCTCAGCCAATTATTAGTTTTAATTATGGTGCTGAAAATATTGATCGAGTAAAGCGCGCTTTTAAACTTTTATTAAAAATCTCATTATCTTATTCAATGCTCTTATGGGCAGTAGCGATGTTTATACCAGATACTTTTATTTATATTTTCACAAGTCATGGAGAACTGGCGACGTATACACGTTGGGCGATTCGTATTTATATGGCCGCTTCAGGAATTTTTGGAATTCAGATTGCTTGTCAACAAACTTTCATTGCTATTGGAAATGCTAAAACATCAGTATTTTTAGCCGTTCTAAGAAAGGTTTTAGTTTTAATACCATTGATTTTTATTTTACCAATGTTTATAGAAAATCAAGCATTTGCAGTATTTTTAGCAGAGCCAATCGCTGATACGATTGCAGTTAGTGTTACAGCCACATTATTTTATCAAACGTATAAACGTTTAGGAAAAGAAACAAAAGCATAA
- a CDS encoding RidA family protein, with protein MKNVVKTDKAPGAIGPYSQGINVGDMYFFSGQIPLVPETGEMPEGIEAQAHQSLKNVQGLLESQGLTFANVIKTTVFLDNMDDFVTVNDIYAQYFVEPFPARSAVEVAKLPKGALIEVEVIATK; from the coding sequence ATGAAAAATGTAGTAAAAACAGATAAAGCACCTGGAGCTATCGGACCATATAGCCAGGGAATTAATGTTGGTGATATGTATTTCTTTTCAGGACAAATTCCATTAGTACCAGAAACAGGGGAAATGCCTGAAGGAATTGAAGCACAAGCTCATCAATCATTAAAGAATGTTCAAGGATTATTAGAAAGCCAAGGTTTAACATTTGCAAATGTTATTAAAACAACTGTATTTTTAGATAATATGGATGATTTTGTTACTGTAAATGACATTTATGCTCAATATTTTGTTGAACCATTCCCAGCTCGTAGTGCTGTAGAAGTAGCTAAATTACCTAAAGGGGCTTTAATTGAAGTAGAAGTTATTGCAACTAAATAA
- a CDS encoding MFS transporter: protein MKDRFSLSFKAFYLIYLGAIGSFIPYINTYLEKNAGLSGSQIGLITAISLVLGVCVIPIWGVVGDKTRKYSALLKLSIMAALVVLYFYYKAAVYPAIVVCAIALEVSRLGTMPMADTLATNYCHKTGGNYGSIRGMGSLGYMLAGMAVGFLADLFGLDGAMFATYAVLLILAFSISFGFPKDDGKKEDGEEVKVKKGSFKELLTNKNFLFILFLQLLMSTVVDSAMTYGGNHLTVTLNSGASAISWMTFATVLPEVAFLMIAIKVLNKTGFKKFYLIACVSMMLRFGVYAFIPNQYAFLAISIVHCIGVAIATVASLTYIRNSVDPAVLGTAITLLNATLSIGKAIYGYIFGVVYEIWGSFIMFGICLIPFVIAFLMISRSHCFDEIDKHKGHIA from the coding sequence ATGAAAGATCGTTTTAGTTTATCATTTAAAGCTTTTTATTTAATCTATTTGGGCGCGATTGGCTCTTTTATTCCCTACATTAATACTTATTTAGAAAAAAATGCCGGCTTAAGCGGTTCACAAATTGGCTTAATTACAGCCATCAGTCTTGTTTTAGGGGTATGCGTGATTCCTATTTGGGGGGTCGTTGGTGATAAGACCAGAAAATATAGTGCACTATTAAAGTTATCAATTATGGCTGCACTAGTAGTACTTTACTTCTATTATAAAGCCGCTGTTTATCCTGCTATCGTAGTTTGTGCAATCGCACTTGAAGTATCACGACTAGGAACAATGCCGATGGCCGACACGCTGGCAACTAATTACTGCCATAAAACTGGTGGTAACTATGGTTCTATTAGAGGAATGGGCTCATTAGGGTATATGCTGGCAGGAATGGCTGTAGGATTTTTAGCTGATCTTTTTGGTCTTGATGGAGCAATGTTTGCAACATATGCCGTTTTATTAATCTTGGCTTTCTCGATTTCCTTCGGCTTTCCTAAAGATGATGGAAAGAAAGAAGATGGTGAAGAAGTTAAAGTAAAAAAAGGGAGTTTTAAAGAACTTCTAACTAATAAAAACTTCTTATTTATTCTATTTTTACAACTATTAATGTCAACAGTTGTCGATTCTGCTATGACATATGGCGGAAATCACTTAACTGTTACTTTAAATAGTGGTGCCTCAGCAATAAGCTGGATGACTTTTGCAACAGTTTTACCCGAAGTTGCATTCTTGATGATTGCAATCAAAGTTCTTAATAAAACCGGCTTTAAAAAATTCTATTTGATTGCCTGTGTATCAATGATGCTTCGCTTTGGGGTATATGCTTTTATTCCCAATCAATATGCTTTTTTAGCAATAAGCATCGTACATTGCATCGGCGTTGCCATCGCAACTGTAGCAAGTTTAACCTATATTCGAAATTCCGTTGATCCCGCAGTTTTAGGAACCGCTATTACATTACTTAATGCGACACTATCAATTGGTAAAGCCATTTATGGTTACATTTTTGGAGTAGTTTATGAAATTTGGGGAAGTTTTATAATGTTCGGAATTTGTTTGATTCCTTTTGTCATTGCTTTCTTAATGATTTCTCGTTCTCATTGTTTTGATGAAATCGATAAACATAAAGGTCATATTGCATAA
- a CDS encoding ChbG/HpnK family deacetylase, whose translation MVKQLLIRGDDLGYSEAVTLGMISAHRKGLVNSVALMVNMPYAKEAIKLAKQCPNLCLGLHVNVTNGYALAPKEMIPSLVDEHGIFLSSTIRRAQIKNNEPLFSEEDAYIEAKYQIEKYIELVGQLPEYIDLHVLEVEPLINAVVRIYHEYNVPVCYYGMDLEQGIIDQTMKQYDYYEEHDHDFENMFIDGYYQIKEGLNILVTHPGFIDYDVATTSSMLKERLYDYSLVTSEKLKQWLRDNEIEVISFRDVKK comes from the coding sequence ATGGTAAAGCAGTTATTGATACGTGGTGATGATTTAGGATATAGCGAAGCAGTGACATTGGGGATGATTTCAGCACATCGAAAGGGATTGGTAAATAGTGTTGCTTTGATGGTTAATATGCCGTATGCAAAAGAAGCAATTAAATTAGCAAAGCAGTGTCCAAATCTGTGTTTAGGATTACATGTTAATGTAACTAATGGATATGCATTAGCACCAAAAGAGATGATTCCTAGTCTAGTTGATGAACACGGGATATTTTTATCGAGTACGATTCGTCGAGCACAAATAAAAAATAATGAACCATTATTTAGTGAGGAAGATGCTTACATCGAAGCTAAGTATCAAATTGAAAAATATATTGAATTAGTTGGCCAATTGCCTGAGTACATTGATTTACACGTTTTAGAAGTAGAACCATTGATTAATGCAGTGGTAAGAATTTATCATGAATATAATGTTCCAGTATGTTATTACGGAATGGACTTGGAGCAGGGGATTATTGATCAGACAATGAAACAATATGATTATTATGAAGAACATGATCATGACTTTGAAAATATGTTCATTGATGGTTATTATCAAATTAAAGAAGGTTTGAATATTTTAGTAACACATCCTGGTTTTATTGATTATGATGTGGCGACTACTTCTTCGATGTTAAAAGAAAGATTATATGATTATTCACTCGTAACAAGTGAAAAGTTAAAACAGTGGCTTCGTGATAATGAAATAGAAGTAATCTCATTTAGAGATGTAAAGAAATAA
- a CDS encoding biotin transporter BioY, with translation MNLKVKNMIYCSMFACITAILAQIRFTLPSLVPITLQTLGIYLIGLVLKPKIAFISSLIYILMGAIGLPVYSGFSAGLSTILGPTGGYIFSFPITALIISYLVHYRSTTIFKFGALILGTIICYLIGTLWFMYIMKMSFSASLIICVLPFLPGDVLKIFIAAALTNKFKNIIKD, from the coding sequence TTGAATCTCAAAGTAAAAAACATGATATATTGTTCAATGTTTGCATGTATCACTGCAATCTTGGCACAAATTCGATTTACCTTACCAAGTCTAGTCCCAATCACTTTACAAACACTCGGGATTTATTTAATTGGTCTGGTGTTAAAACCTAAAATAGCTTTCATTAGTTCCTTGATATATATTTTAATGGGAGCCATCGGCCTGCCTGTCTATAGCGGCTTTAGTGCCGGTTTAAGTACTATATTAGGACCAACTGGTGGCTATATATTTAGTTTTCCAATTACAGCTTTAATAATCAGTTACCTTGTCCATTATCGAAGTACCACTATTTTTAAGTTTGGCGCTTTAATACTCGGAACAATAATTTGTTATTTAATTGGAACTTTATGGTTTATGTATATAATGAAGATGAGTTTTAGTGCTTCATTAATTATTTGCGTCCTGCCTTTTTTACCTGGTGATGTACTTAAAATCTTTATTGCAGCAGCCTTAACAAATAAATTTAAGAATATAATAAAAGATTAG
- a CDS encoding patatin-like phospholipase family protein, with translation MKRGLVLAGGGSKGAYQAGCIKALKELGYDFDLVTGTSIGALNGLLVVQEDYNTLYRLWDEITISEVLEDPVNFNFSIDSMLSQTNLIKPFFKSYINEKGADITPLKNILHALYNEEKAFNNKIDYGVVAVKYPKLTPIEITKEEMKPVPAIEYAIASASCFPAFPVHHIDKQGYIDGGYYDNLPISLALKMGADKIIAIELNQDATHDYFLDRPDIIFIRPSYDLGGFLDFGREILDWRIKLGYHDTLKKFNQLKGYRYNFKNFEINHELAHKFYRLILNYEDSINKNVVSKTITSSSTPLSDLLKNNTYLKELTTEDYFVRAVEITMDHYHYQSDLLYDLNEVCHEIFNTFKEEYQERYDILEKRFVDIPIKELFSKIKKLSSKDAICAFYHSLNNNEEIETTLISNIFLEEYLIALLLYTLV, from the coding sequence ATGAAACGTGGATTAGTTTTAGCAGGCGGAGGTTCTAAGGGAGCTTATCAAGCCGGCTGTATTAAAGCATTAAAAGAATTGGGCTATGATTTTGATCTAGTAACCGGAACTTCGATTGGAGCTCTCAATGGCCTATTAGTCGTTCAAGAAGATTATAACACTCTTTATCGATTATGGGATGAAATCACAATTAGTGAAGTTTTAGAGGATCCTGTCAATTTTAATTTTTCAATTGACTCAATGCTTTCACAAACCAATTTAATCAAACCTTTTTTTAAATCATATATCAATGAAAAAGGTGCTGATATCACTCCTTTAAAAAACATTCTCCATGCTCTTTATAATGAAGAAAAAGCCTTTAATAATAAAATAGATTATGGTGTTGTAGCTGTAAAATATCCTAAATTGACTCCTATCGAAATAACTAAAGAAGAAATGAAGCCTGTACCAGCCATTGAATATGCAATTGCTTCAGCTTCATGTTTTCCCGCTTTTCCAGTGCATCATATTGATAAACAAGGTTATATCGATGGTGGTTATTATGATAATCTTCCTATTTCGCTAGCGTTAAAAATGGGTGCTGATAAAATTATTGCAATTGAATTAAATCAAGATGCTACTCATGATTATTTCCTCGATCGTCCTGATATCATATTTATTCGTCCTAGCTATGATCTTGGCGGATTTCTTGATTTTGGTCGCGAAATTCTTGATTGGCGGATTAAACTTGGCTATCACGATACTTTAAAAAAATTTAACCAGCTAAAAGGCTATCGTTATAACTTTAAAAATTTTGAAATCAATCACGAATTAGCCCATAAATTCTATCGTTTAATTTTAAACTATGAAGATAGCATAAATAAAAATGTTGTTAGTAAAACAATTACCAGCAGTTCAACTCCCTTGAGTGATCTGCTAAAGAATAATACTTATTTAAAGGAACTAACAACCGAAGATTACTTTGTTCGAGCGGTTGAAATCACTATGGATCATTATCACTATCAAAGTGATCTTCTTTATGATCTAAATGAAGTGTGTCACGAAATATTTAACACTTTTAAAGAAGAATATCAGGAACGCTATGATATTTTAGAAAAACGGTTTGTCGACATACCTATTAAAGAACTCTTCTCCAAAATAAAAAAATTAAGCAGTAAAGATGCTATTTGTGCTTTTTATCACTCATTAAATAATAACGAAGAAATCGAAACAACTTTAATTAGTAATATTTTTTTAGAAGAATATTTAATCGCTTTACTACTATATACGCTTGTATAA
- a CDS encoding undecaprenyl-diphosphate phosphatase, which translates to MELIKNIIIYGILGAIQGFSEPIPISSSGHLVIFQSIFEKMGLMVPQMNDVTFEVIVNTGSLLAIMYYYRHDIVRLFTAFFGYIRKPKKRNYYEGDFRYCILLIVATIPAAIGGYLFNDKIEAAFSNPKLVGCMLLVTAIFLLSIHKFGYKGKRTAKKLNLFDALRMGIFQLFALLPGISRSGSTLTGGMLGGLSQKAARDFSFFMFMPVSFGAIILKLKDFLTSSTLGALWLPYLVAFIISGIVTYLALHLLFKLLDKKKLNVFSLYCLVVGILAVLFL; encoded by the coding sequence ATGGAATTAATTAAAAATATCATCATTTATGGTATTCTTGGAGCGATTCAAGGTTTTAGTGAACCAATTCCCATATCAAGTAGCGGCCATTTAGTTATTTTTCAAAGTATTTTTGAAAAAATGGGACTAATGGTTCCTCAAATGAACGATGTTACTTTTGAAGTAATCGTCAATACTGGATCACTACTCGCGATCATGTATTATTATCGCCACGATATTGTTAGATTATTCACAGCTTTCTTTGGCTATATTCGAAAACCAAAAAAAAGAAACTATTACGAAGGTGATTTTAGATACTGTATTTTATTGATTGTTGCAACTATTCCGGCAGCAATTGGAGGATATTTATTTAATGATAAAATTGAAGCAGCTTTTTCTAACCCTAAATTAGTTGGATGCATGTTACTGGTTACAGCGATTTTCTTATTATCAATCCATAAATTTGGCTACAAAGGAAAACGGACAGCAAAAAAATTAAACTTATTCGACGCTTTAAGAATGGGGATTTTTCAGTTATTTGCATTACTTCCAGGAATCTCTCGTAGTGGTTCTACCCTAACAGGAGGAATGTTAGGGGGATTATCACAAAAGGCAGCTCGTGATTTTTCATTTTTTATGTTCATGCCTGTTAGTTTTGGAGCAATTATTTTAAAACTAAAAGACTTTTTAACATCCAGCACACTTGGTGCTTTATGGCTTCCTTATTTAGTTGCTTTTATTATAAGTGGAATCGTTACATATTTGGCTCTACACTTATTATTTAAATTACTAGATAAAAAGAAATTAAATGTCTTTTCTTTATATTGTTTAGTAGTTGGTATTTTAGCCGTATTATTTTTGTAA
- a CDS encoding response regulator transcription factor — MYKILMIDDERDILEMLALQFQSEGYLVYLANDANEALKQLSVLPDLILLDINMPEMNGLELCTMIREHVNCPIIFLTARISSRDMINGLMLGGDDYITKPFSMDELFARVQAHLRREKRSSHKSRGHFTRELIIDYSQRTVIIKNKKIDFSNKEFEIIKLLSMNAGQIFDREKIYEVVWGFEANGDSAVIKEHIRKIRMKLSRYSENEYLETVWGVGYRWKK, encoded by the coding sequence ATGTATAAGATTCTTATGATTGATGATGAAAGAGACATTTTAGAAATGCTGGCATTACAATTTCAATCTGAAGGATATTTAGTTTATTTAGCTAATGATGCTAATGAAGCTTTAAAACAATTATCAGTTTTACCTGACCTTATTTTATTAGATATCAATATGCCGGAGATGAATGGTTTAGAATTATGTACGATGATTCGGGAACATGTGAATTGCCCGATTATATTTTTAACAGCACGAATTTCTAGTCGGGATATGATCAATGGTTTAATGCTGGGAGGCGATGATTATATTACAAAACCATTTTCGATGGATGAACTTTTCGCAAGAGTTCAAGCTCATTTACGTCGTGAAAAACGCAGCTCCCATAAATCACGAGGACATTTTACTAGGGAACTGATTATTGATTATAGTCAAAGAACCGTAATTATTAAAAATAAAAAAATTGATTTTTCTAATAAGGAGTTTGAAATTATTAAATTATTATCTATGAATGCTGGTCAAATATTTGATCGTGAAAAAATTTATGAAGTAGTATGGGGCTTTGAAGCTAATGGTGATAGTGCTGTAATTAAAGAACATATTCGTAAAATCCGAATGAAATTATCCCGGTATAGTGAAAATGAATACTTAGAAACAGTGTGGGGCGTAGGGTATCGATGGAAAAAATAA
- a CDS encoding PLP-dependent aminotransferase family protein, translated as MKYTFAARFNNITPSGIRAVLEKAAGPDMINFSPGFPDNDAFPANDIQKISQDVLKEDIYTILQYSRGTTYPPLKKALKAFFNRQEKIFTENDDLMVTSGSGEGLEMAAKVFLNPGESIIVEDPTFVGALNGFISNDAKLLGVPVESDGMNLGLLEEAMQSTPAPKLLYIIPTFQNPTCITTSLEKRRAIYDLCLKYNIIILEDNPYGTLRFKGKTIPTLKSIDTEGIVVYCASLSKIISPGIRLGTIIANKEIIDKFNILKGASAGAVTNWSQHVIARFLETVDMDKHLAHLQSVYGKKSTFMVEMMKKTFHPDVKFTTPEGGMFVWFELPKYADARTFLNRATTMHIAIVNEETFAVNRRDKMNGFRLSFTSATMEQIETGIAKLGKLTYELCK; from the coding sequence ATGAAATATACATTTGCAGCTAGATTTAATAACATTACTCCAAGTGGTATTCGCGCTGTACTAGAAAAAGCAGCGGGACCCGATATGATCAACTTCTCACCGGGCTTTCCTGATAACGATGCTTTTCCAGCTAATGATATTCAAAAGATTTCACAAGATGTTCTTAAGGAAGATATTTATACTATCTTGCAATATTCCAGAGGTACCACTTATCCACCATTAAAAAAGGCATTAAAAGCTTTCTTTAATCGTCAAGAAAAAATTTTTACAGAAAATGATGATCTAATGGTTACTTCCGGCTCAGGAGAAGGACTGGAAATGGCTGCCAAAGTATTTTTAAACCCAGGAGAAAGTATCATTGTCGAAGATCCTACATTTGTCGGAGCGCTGAATGGATTTATTAGCAATGATGCTAAACTGCTTGGTGTGCCTGTTGAAAGTGATGGAATGAATTTAGGATTATTAGAAGAAGCAATGCAAAGCACTCCTGCCCCCAAACTACTATATATTATTCCTACTTTCCAAAATCCTACCTGTATCACTACTTCACTAGAAAAAAGAAGAGCTATATATGACTTATGTTTAAAGTATAATATCATCATTCTTGAAGATAATCCATATGGCACATTGCGTTTTAAAGGTAAAACCATCCCGACTTTAAAATCAATCGATACTGAAGGAATCGTTGTTTACTGTGCAAGCCTATCAAAAATCATTTCTCCGGGTATCCGGCTTGGAACAATAATTGCGAATAAAGAAATTATTGATAAATTTAATATTCTTAAAGGGGCTAGTGCTGGAGCCGTAACTAATTGGTCACAACATGTAATTGCACGCTTTTTAGAAACAGTTGATATGGATAAGCATCTTGCTCATTTACAATCTGTATATGGCAAGAAAAGTACATTTATGGTTGAAATGATGAAAAAAACTTTTCATCCTGATGTAAAATTCACTACCCCAGAAGGTGGTATGTTCGTATGGTTTGAACTTCCAAAATATGCTGATGCTAGGACTTTTTTGAATAGAGCTACCACTATGCATATCGCAATTGTAAATGAGGAAACTTTTGCCGTTAACAGACGTGATAAAATGAATGGTTTTAGATTATCTTTTACTAGTGCAACAATGGAGCAAATAGAAACAGGTATTGCTAAGTTAGGTAAACTAACATATGAATTATGTAAATAA
- a CDS encoding HAMP domain-containing sensor histidine kinase — MEKIKQQFYNMSLKKSLLLILSVALFLIIILSSTTVLLTSSLRQMILDNRTIHIAVDTAIISENITGTYEISPSNDEYQYSELANQDKFIYLSATVAMIALPTLYLVLGTIFIVKIYYRLKLALPIEQLNIGIANLTNNNLDFQITYNSNDELGRLCSTLEVMRNELIENNQKVWELLDQRKALTASVSHDLRTPITVLKGYLDYLLKNLPEKRVSDDVLLTTLKSMAHSSARLERYVECIQDIQKIEDIEISKTMVVGKDFLEEINNDFMIIAKNNHKDLVLEAKIVSKQLYLDKQIIFKILENLLNNAFRFANNGVKLTIMETVGYLEFVIQDDGPGFSKKDLENATTLFYSSQTNKGSFGIGLSISKILCEKHGGILKLLNNENGACAIVQIKK, encoded by the coding sequence ATGGAAAAAATAAAACAGCAATTTTATAACATGTCTTTAAAAAAATCATTATTATTAATATTAAGTGTAGCTTTATTTTTAATTATTATTTTGTCTTCTACAACAGTTTTGTTGACTTCATCATTACGACAAATGATTCTTGATAATCGGACTATTCATATTGCAGTAGATACCGCTATTATTAGTGAAAATATTACAGGTACGTATGAAATCTCGCCCTCAAATGATGAGTATCAGTATAGTGAATTGGCTAATCAAGATAAATTTATTTATCTTAGTGCGACAGTAGCGATGATCGCATTACCAACATTATATCTTGTTTTAGGGACAATCTTTATTGTAAAGATATACTATCGTTTAAAACTGGCGTTGCCGATTGAACAATTAAATATAGGAATCGCTAATTTAACCAATAATAATCTTGATTTTCAAATAACTTATAATTCTAATGATGAATTAGGTCGGTTATGTAGTACTTTAGAGGTAATGCGTAATGAACTGATTGAAAATAACCAAAAAGTATGGGAACTTTTAGATCAGCGAAAAGCTTTAACGGCATCAGTATCACATGATTTAAGAACCCCGATTACAGTATTGAAGGGATACCTTGATTATTTATTAAAAAATCTTCCAGAAAAGAGAGTATCTGATGATGTTTTATTAACGACCTTAAAAAGTATGGCTCATTCATCAGCTCGTTTAGAGCGATATGTTGAATGTATTCAAGATATCCAAAAAATAGAAGATATTGAAATTAGTAAGACAATGGTTGTCGGCAAAGATTTTCTAGAAGAAATTAATAATGATTTTATGATTATCGCTAAGAATAATCATAAAGATTTAGTATTAGAAGCAAAAATAGTGTCTAAACAATTATATCTTGATAAACAGATTATTTTTAAAATATTAGAAAATTTGTTAAATAACGCTTTCCGCTTTGCTAATAATGGGGTTAAGTTAACGATTATGGAAACTGTGGGTTATCTTGAATTTGTTATTCAGGATGATGGGCCGGGTTTTAGTAAAAAGGATTTAGAAAATGCAACTACATTATTTTATTCATCACAGACTAATAAAGGAAGTTTTGGAATTGGATTATCGATTAGTAAGATCCTTTGTGAAAAACATGGCGGTATTCTAAAATTATTAAATAACGAAAATGGAGCTTGTGCAATTGTTCAAATTAAAAAGTGA
- a CDS encoding polysaccharide deacetylase family protein — translation MKNITKMFLFILSFYLVLGSLWIGKDVIIHYQNIDGLPILGYHGVLEDKDKEKYFANYPYCMSLSEFEAQMKYLNQNNYHTLTMDEINDYYQNHTPLPKKSVALTFDDGLLNFKTVVKPILEKYNFKATCFVIGYKTTVKNSQNPYKHQYLRKSDLVNDEYVEYYSHSYNLHHNTKYPNTKLIETLSTQEIINDFKQNENIVSSKYFAFPYGRTCDNANEALIKANVSLAFGYNQNRTMTYHDDKYLLPRYLMFSKMPMFYFKWIVE, via the coding sequence ATGAAGAATATCACAAAAATGTTTTTATTTATATTATCGTTCTACTTAGTCTTAGGTTCCCTTTGGATTGGAAAAGATGTTATCATTCATTATCAAAATATTGATGGTTTACCAATCCTAGGTTATCATGGTGTCCTCGAAGATAAAGATAAAGAAAAATACTTTGCTAATTATCCATACTGTATGTCATTGAGTGAATTTGAAGCTCAGATGAAGTATTTAAATCAAAATAATTATCATACCTTAACAATGGATGAAATCAACGATTATTATCAAAATCATACACCACTACCCAAAAAAAGTGTTGCTCTTACCTTTGATGATGGCTTATTAAACTTTAAAACAGTTGTTAAACCTATTTTAGAAAAATATAATTTTAAAGCTACTTGTTTTGTTATTGGCTATAAAACTACAGTAAAAAATAGCCAAAACCCTTATAAGCATCAATACTTAAGAAAAAGTGATTTAGTAAATGACGAATATGTTGAATACTATTCACATTCTTATAATCTTCATCATAACACTAAATATCCTAATACCAAACTAATTGAAACATTATCCACACAAGAAATAATCAATGATTTTAAACAAAATGAAAATATTGTTTCTAGTAAATACTTTGCCTTTCCATATGGTCGAACATGTGACAATGCTAATGAAGCATTGATAAAAGCTAATGTTTCATTAGCTTTTGGTTATAACCAAAATAGAACGATGACCTATCATGATGATAAGTACTTGTTACCACGATATCTAATGTTTAGTAAAATGCCAATGTTCTATTTTAAATGGATCGTTGAATAA